Below is a window of Streptomyces sp. NBC_00223 DNA.
GCGGGCGCGGCGGGCGCGGCGGGCGCGGCGGGCGCGGCGGGCGCGGCGGGCGCGGCGGGCGCGGCGGGCGCGGCGGGCGCGGCGCTAGAGGGTGTCACGCTTGCGAAAGCCTCTCCGGAGGCGGCGAGTTAGAGGGTCTCACGGTTGCTAGGCCCTCTCGCCGACGGTGAGCACCTCACGAAAGTGAGAGGGTCTAACGAACATGACGCTCCCCCAGGCTGGGCACACCCCGAGTCGCTTACGCGAGAGGGTCTAACGAATGCGGCACTCTCCAGCCGTACGCCGGCTCGCGAACCTGAGAGGGTCTAACGAACGCGAGCCGTTCCAGCCGCCACCCGCCGACTCGCAAGCGTGAGAGGGTCTCACAAACGCGAGACCCGCCCGGCCGCCGGCCCCCGCCCCACCCCGCGCGGGCCAATTCCGTTGCGGCCGGCGCCAGGCCGCACCCCGCTCGCTAGCATGCTGCATGCTCCCGCACAGCCCGCACCTTCACCACCGGAGCCGCCGACGGCTCCGGTCCCCGTTCCGGAGGTAGCCATGCGCAGCAAGCACTACCGTTCACGCGTGTTAGGGACCCTCGCGGCCCTCACCCTGGCGGGTGGGGCGGTCGGCATTCCGGCCGCCTCCGCCGCGCAGATCAGCCCTTCGCTCATCGGCCCGAAGCAGCTCTTCGACGGCCAGGTCAACGGCGTGACGTCCGGCGCCGTCATCAAGGTCGACTGCCCGGTCTCCTTCCCGCCGCCCCCGACCCCCGTCCCCGAGTCCTCCGCCGTCCCCCTCACCGGCCACCCCGCCGCGGGCCAGACCGTCGACGTGGTCTATGTGGCGCCCTCCCCCGTGTCGAACTCCAACACCGGCTTCACCGGGGAGGTCGGCGACCATGTGATCGTGCAGTTCGAGTCCGGGCCGACCGTCGGCCGGATCGTCACCCTGTCCAACTACGGCGTCAAGGTGGCCATCCCGACCTCCCTCACGCTGCCCTGCTCCGGCACCGGCAAGGTGTCCTTCGTGCCCGCGCCCAGCAGTGACACCGCCCGCGCGGCCACCGTCCCGGTGACGTATCTGAGCCAAACGTACGTGCCCGACGGCTCCTGACCCCCAGCCCCGAACGCATCTACCCGGTGCGGGAGTTGTCCCCAGGAAACGCCCAAGTGGGCCTCCCCCTGGGGTTTTCCCCACCCCCGCACCGGGCGTCCGCTCCATCGACCCTCGCGCGCCTGCCGCGTTGACTTGCCCCGTCCGGTGAAGGCGAAGCGGACGTGACACATCGGAGCGAGTCGACGGGGAAGAACGATGCGAGCAGCGATGACGGGGATACGTACGGTCGTGGTGGCGTGGGCGGTCGCGCTCGCCGCCTCCGCGCTGGCCGCCTCCGCACTGGCGGCCGTCCCGGCGGGGGCGCGGACGGGCGGCGCGGATCACGGCTACACGGACGCCGCCCTGCGCAGGGACCTCGCCGCGGTACGGGCGGCCGGCGGCGGGCAGGTGAACGTCGTCGCCCGCGTGGACCGCCAGGGCGCCGCCCCGCTGCGCGCCCGGTACGGCACCGAGGGCGTCGGTTCGCAGGCGCCCGTGCCGTGGGACCCGGAGTTCCGGGCGGCGAGCACCAGCAAGACGTTCACGGCGGTGGTCGTGCTCCAACTGGCCGCCGAGCGACGGCTGTCACTCGACGACACGGTGGAACACTGGCTGCCGGGCGTCGTGCGCGGCCACGGCAACGACGGCGCGCGGATCACCGTAAGGGATCTGCTCCAGCAGACCAGCGGGCTGTACGACTACATCACCGACCCCGGCGTACAGGACCGGTTGCTGAACCACTTCGAGGAGAACCGCGACGACGCCACTCCGCCAGGGGAGTTGGTCGCGCTCGCGGTGAGTCGTCCGCCGCTGTTCACGCCCGGACCCGCGGGCACGCCCCGGCGCTGGGCGTACTCGAACACCAACTACCTGCTCGCCGCGATGATCGCGGAGAAGGCATCGGGCGTGGGCTGGCGGGAGTTGGTCGAGCACCGGGTGATCGCGCCGCTCGGGCTGCGGCACACGTACATCCCGGGCGAGAACCCGTTCCTCGTCGGTCCGCACGAGCGGGTGACGATCGACGGGCCCGGCGGCGTTCCGGTCGACCTGACCGAGGAGAGCTTCCAGCACACCGCCGACTCGGGGGTGGTCAGCACGCCGTCCGACCTCAACACGTTCTTCCGGGCACTGGCCGCGGGGCGGTTGCTGCCCGCCGGGCAGTGGCGGGAGATGCGGCGGACGGTGCCGTACGACGATCTGCCGGTGCCGCCGTCCGGCCGGCCGGGCGGTTACGGTCTCGGGCTGCGGGTCGTGCCGCTGACCTGCGGCGGCGCGTACTACATGCACGAGGGCGACGGTTTCGGGGTGTACGGGCGGCCGGCGGTGAGCGCGGACGGCCGCCGCGCGGTGACGGTGTCGGTCACGTCCACGACCGCGCTGGTGGACGAGGACCGGCTGAACCGGGCGGTGGAGGCGCTCACCGACCACGCGCTGTGCGACGGCGCCCGGTGAGGCGCCGACGTGTGGCCGGTGAGCGGTGACCCCGGGGCCGCGGGGGTCGGGCACCCCGGGGTCGGTCTGCGAAGTCCGCCCGTGGACCGGTGAGTTCGGGACCGGCTTCGGGGCGCCCCGGGTCAGGCGTTGAAGATCTGGAACTCGGAGATCTGGCCGGCCGGCCAGCCCGTGTTGGCGGTGAAGGTCAGCCGCACGTACCGCGTCGTCACCGTCGACGGCAGGGTGAGTGTGGCGGTGTTCCCGGACGCCGGGTTGAAGGTGTAACTCGCGGCGGACAGCAGCGTCGTGAAGGTGCCGTTGTCCGGGCTGCCCGAGACGGCGATGGTCTGGCTGCGGGTGTTCCATGCCGTCGCCGGGGGCAGGTTGAGCACGATCCGCTTGATGCCGGTGGCGGCGCCGAGGTCGACCTGCACCCACTGCGGGAAGGCGTTGTTGTTGCTCTCCCAGTAGCTGTTGGGGTCGCCGTCGGTGACGTTCCCCGAGCCGTAGACCTGGGTGTGGCTGCTCTCCGAAGTTCCCTTGTGCAGCGCGAGGTTGGTGGTCCCCGAGCCGGCGCCCGCGTCGGTGGTGACACTGACCTGGTTCGAGGGCTGCGAGACGTTCCCGGCCGCGTCGACGGCCTGCACATCGAAGGTGTAGGCGGTGGAGGGGCTGAGACCGGTGAGCGTGTACGCGGTGGTGCTGCCGTTGGTGGAGCCCGCCTGCGTACTGGTGGAGCCGCTGACCCGCAGGATCCGGTAGCCGGTGACCCCGACGTTGTCGGTGGAGGCGTTCCAGGCGAGCGAGACGGTGGTATCGGTGTGGCCGGTGACGTGCAGGTTTCCCGGCACAGTGGGGGCGGATGTGTCGCCGCCGCCCGACACCACCGGCTGGGTGGGCCTGGTGGCGGTCAGGGCGATCTGGCCCTTGAGCATCCGGCCGCCGTCGCCGGTCAGCCGCAGGTAGTAGTCCGACGAGCAGGGGGTGCCGTCCTCGTCGAGGGCGAGGAAACCGGAGTTGGTGGGGACCCATGCCTGCGTCTCGGCGGTCTTGGCGATCTGGTTGCCCTCGTTGTACTCGTCGAACATCGAGATGTAGATGCCCTGCACCCCGGCGCGGGTCATGTTGTAGAACTGCCGCCACATGAAGTCGCCGTGCGCGCGCTGGCGCAATGTGACGGCGCCGGGCAGCACGCAGGGCTGGTAGTCGATGCCGTGGGCGGCGCATTCGGCCAGGTCGGGGACAGTGGCGACGTTGTAGAAGTTGTCGGCGTCGCCGACGTTCCCGATCCGGCCGACCATCCACGGCGAGAGCATGTGGAAGGCGTGGTAGACGTCGCTGAAGCCGGGGCGCGAGTCGCGGTCCCCGGTACGCCACCAGGTCGGCACCCCGCCGATCACGTAACACCCCTGCGCCTTGAACCAGTTCACGACGTCCAGGCACGGCGCCGGGGCCCACGGCCGCTTGTCGTCGTTGAAGCCGAAGCCCCAAATGCACACCACCGGCTTGCCGTTCTGGGTGGCGTACGCCGAGGACGCGGTGTACGCCTTCATCTTGTTGGTCCAGTCGGTCTTGATCTCCGACTGCATGTTCGTCCAGTCGGTGACGTCGTACATGATGTAGAACTTGCGCCCGTGCGACTCGGCGGCGCTGCGCACCTTCGCCGCCATGGCGTCGCGGGTCGGGCCCTCGCCCCCGGTCGGGTTGAACCGCTGCAACGCCGCCGTGTCGATGTTGTTCTGCTGCATCCACAGGAAGTGGGTATCGACGGTCTGCTGGTCGTACGACGAGAACAGCGCCGCCGGCTGCCCATTGCCGAGGTTCGCGTACGCGGTGTTGTACGTCTTCGTGTACTCGCGCACGTCCGGCCAGGCGACGATGCCCGTGTTCGACGGGGACGGCGGCTGGCTGGAGTTGGGGCTCCAGTGCCACCAGGCGTTGATCGGAGCACCGTCGCCGATGCACGCGAACCACCCCTGATAGCCGACCGTCACCTTGCCGACCACGTCACCGGGGCCGCTGGCCGCGGCCGCGCTCCCGGCTGTCGCGGTCTCCGTGACACCTATCGCCCCCAACGCACCTGCCGCGACCGCGGCCTGTACGAACACCCGGCGTGTGACACCCATCTGGACGCTCCTCCGATCGGCTGTCAACTCCCGCGCCGCAACTGCGGGTTGGAAGTCTGGTGCGGGGGATCGTAACGACGTGGTTACGTACGCGCAATACTTCGTGCATTAGGCGAAATAATTTACGTAGAGACTGCAAGAAATGCCCATGTGGGGGCGGAGAGGTCCGTGGGGCGGGCTGTCCCGACTGCGGGCGAGTTGTCCCGGCGCTTCGTCCCGCTCTCAGACGATTGCTACGCCGTTCTCAGAAGAACCCCAGAAACGGTTCCTACGGTCTGCGGCATGGAACGGGAACGGCCGCCGGTGGGCGGTGGCGAGAAGACGCCGCCGCAGGACGGGGGCAAAGTGGCTCCGGCGGAGGAGAATGTGCCGTCCGGCGGCGAGGAGCTGTCGCCGGACACGGGCTGTGCGGGCGCTGGTGGCGTGGGCGTTGGTGGCGTGCCGCAGCTCGGTGCGGACCAGGAGGTCGGGGACGTCTTCACCGCAGGTGGGGAGGGCGCGATGCCGCTCGACACGGGCGGGAAGGACGAGGTGCCGCCGGGCTTCGGGCTCGGGCCGCGATGGTGGGCGCGGCCTCTGTTCGTGTCCGTGACGACGCTGTCCGCGATCGCCGTCCTCACGCTGGCCACGATCGTGCAGTCGCCGTCGGCGAAGGCGGGGTCGGACGAGACGCCGGCCGCGGAGGTCACGTCGGAGCGGTCGGCCGCGCCGACGGGGACAGCCGCCGCGGACGGGGTCCTCACGTCGCCTTCGGGTTCGGCCACCGCTTCGGCTGCCGTTTCCGCCCCCATGACCGGGTCGCCGTCGTCGTCCGCCTCCCCCTCCCCCTCGGCGGTGGCGACGGCGACCCTGGATTCGAGCAAGGCGCTTGCGTCGGCGGTGAAGGCGGCCGTGCGGTCGGCGGTGGCGGCCGTGCCCGGTGGCGGGAATCTGTCGGTGGCGGTCGCGGGCTCGGGCTCGGGCGCGGGCGCGGGCTCCGGTGCGGGCGCGGGCTCCGGTGCGGGCGGGGATGCCGTGACGTACGACAGCGGCGGCGACACCGCGTACGACACGGCGAGCATCGTCAAGGTCGACATACTCGCCGCCCTGCTGCTGCGCGACCAGCGCGCGGGGACGCAACTCACCTCGGAGCAACGGACGTTGGTCGAGTCGATGATAGAGCGCAGCGACAACGACGCGGCGCTCGCGCTGTGGCACACCATCGGCGGCGGCTCGGGCCTCGCAACGGCCAACCGTACGCTGGGGCTGTCCCACACGACCGGCGGACCGGGCGACCTGTGGGGGCTCACGCAGACCACGGTGAGCGACCAAATCACCCTGCTGCGGGCGGTGTTCGGCGCCACCTCGCCGCTGTCCCCGGCCTCACGGACGTACATCTCCGGGCTGATGCGGTCGATCACGGCGGGGCAGCGGTGGGGGGTGTCGGCGGCGGACTCGGACGGCGCGGGGTTCGCGCTGAAGAACGGCTGGTTGCAGCGCAGCGCCACGGGCCTGTGGGACATCAACAGCATCGGCGAGGTCACGTACGAGGGCCACCGCCTGCTGATCTCCGTTCTGACGTCGGGGCAGCAGTCCGAGCAGGCCGGAATCGACCGGGTGGAAGCGGTGGCGAAGGCG
It encodes the following:
- a CDS encoding serine hydrolase, encoding MERERPPVGGGEKTPPQDGGKVAPAEENVPSGGEELSPDTGCAGAGGVGVGGVPQLGADQEVGDVFTAGGEGAMPLDTGGKDEVPPGFGLGPRWWARPLFVSVTTLSAIAVLTLATIVQSPSAKAGSDETPAAEVTSERSAAPTGTAAADGVLTSPSGSATASAAVSAPMTGSPSSSASPSPSAVATATLDSSKALASAVKAAVRSAVAAVPGGGNLSVAVAGSGSGAGAGSGAGAGSGAGGDAVTYDSGGDTAYDTASIVKVDILAALLLRDQRAGTQLTSEQRTLVESMIERSDNDAALALWHTIGGGSGLATANRTLGLSHTTGGPGDLWGLTQTTVSDQITLLRAVFGATSPLSPASRTYISGLMRSITAGQRWGVSAADSDGAGFALKNGWLQRSATGLWDINSIGEVTYEGHRLLISVLTSGQQSEQAGIDRVEAVAKAAAKAYVSSAAG
- a CDS encoding discoidin domain-containing protein, encoding MGVTRRVFVQAAVAAGALGAIGVTETATAGSAAAASGPGDVVGKVTVGYQGWFACIGDGAPINAWWHWSPNSSQPPSPSNTGIVAWPDVREYTKTYNTAYANLGNGQPAALFSSYDQQTVDTHFLWMQQNNIDTAALQRFNPTGGEGPTRDAMAAKVRSAAESHGRKFYIMYDVTDWTNMQSEIKTDWTNKMKAYTASSAYATQNGKPVVCIWGFGFNDDKRPWAPAPCLDVVNWFKAQGCYVIGGVPTWWRTGDRDSRPGFSDVYHAFHMLSPWMVGRIGNVGDADNFYNVATVPDLAECAAHGIDYQPCVLPGAVTLRQRAHGDFMWRQFYNMTRAGVQGIYISMFDEYNEGNQIAKTAETQAWVPTNSGFLALDEDGTPCSSDYYLRLTGDGGRMLKGQIALTATRPTQPVVSGGGDTSAPTVPGNLHVTGHTDTTVSLAWNASTDNVGVTGYRILRVSGSTSTQAGSTNGSTTAYTLTGLSPSTAYTFDVQAVDAAGNVSQPSNQVSVTTDAGAGSGTTNLALHKGTSESSHTQVYGSGNVTDGDPNSYWESNNNAFPQWVQVDLGAATGIKRIVLNLPPATAWNTRSQTIAVSGSPDNGTFTTLLSAASYTFNPASGNTATLTLPSTVTTRYVRLTFTANTGWPAGQISEFQIFNA
- a CDS encoding serine hydrolase domain-containing protein; protein product: MTGIRTVVVAWAVALAASALAASALAAVPAGARTGGADHGYTDAALRRDLAAVRAAGGGQVNVVARVDRQGAAPLRARYGTEGVGSQAPVPWDPEFRAASTSKTFTAVVVLQLAAERRLSLDDTVEHWLPGVVRGHGNDGARITVRDLLQQTSGLYDYITDPGVQDRLLNHFEENRDDATPPGELVALAVSRPPLFTPGPAGTPRRWAYSNTNYLLAAMIAEKASGVGWRELVEHRVIAPLGLRHTYIPGENPFLVGPHERVTIDGPGGVPVDLTEESFQHTADSGVVSTPSDLNTFFRALAAGRLLPAGQWREMRRTVPYDDLPVPPSGRPGGYGLGLRVVPLTCGGAYYMHEGDGFGVYGRPAVSADGRRAVTVSVTSTTALVDEDRLNRAVEALTDHALCDGAR